In Treponema vincentii, a single window of DNA contains:
- the ygfK gene encoding putative selenate reductase subunit YgfK, protein MPVAKPCINAADECYNVEWSTELRVPQAFDEYVKAWFALKVISQEYGLGSPDGFIFNMSVGYDLEGIKTPKVDAFIEGMRNASNTPVWKECTDYLLSHTDLFPSVSEAFLRGLPTQVCTSITLSTLHGCPPAEIERIAMYLITEKHLHTYIKCNPTLLGYEFARDRMNKMGYEYVQFDDHHFKDDLQFSDAVPMLERLLQESDKRGLMFGVKITNTFPVDIARGELPGQEMYMSGRSLFPLSIAVALKLSEVFNGKLRISYSGGADYFNIADIYETGICPITIATTILKPGGYARCQQLVGELTAKPFNKDFSIDVEKLRRLSNAVVENPRNRKSVKPEAFLKIPAKVPLADCFAAPCISGCPINQDIPAYIRLTGEQKYEEALRVITDKNPLPFITGTICNHRCMTGCTRNFYEDHVHIRAVKLEAARHAIETLKQNIKTQKPAQKNGAKVAVIGAGPAGLAAAYFLTRDGADVTVFEKKARAGGIVQYVIPEFRIPAASIGQDVELASSFGASFVYNSEQRSVEALKKQGFTHVVFAIGAWKQSALALEKGAAANVIEFLEQAKQAPETLKLGKNVVILGAGNTAMDAARVAKRTKGVEHSFIVYRRTKQFMPADAEELELALEDGVEFKELLAPVSYENGILRCEKMKLGERGADGRQKPVPSGEFVDIPADTVIASIGEKIDTDLFAESGIALDGKGRAQYNPATFETNVKNVYVIGDCAAGPATVVQAIANATKAAKAIIESVKAQAWTAQFTMLNYNPVTASAYSKRAILMPMNLAASDGVAKESVRCLECSTVCESCVDVCPNRANLALTVPGMCMKQIVHVDGMCNECGNCATFCPYESAPYKDKFTLFHSEKDFLDSTNEGFLYLDDARSRCRVRLAGEVRDITLATETALPKELLQIINAVKTQYAYLL, encoded by the coding sequence CTGCCGGTTGCAAAGCCGTGTATCAATGCGGCGGACGAATGTTACAATGTCGAATGGTCTACCGAGCTGCGCGTACCGCAGGCTTTTGACGAGTATGTAAAGGCGTGGTTTGCGCTTAAAGTGATTTCGCAGGAATACGGTCTCGGCAGCCCCGACGGTTTTATCTTTAACATGAGCGTCGGCTACGACCTTGAAGGGATTAAGACCCCGAAAGTTGACGCCTTTATCGAAGGGATGCGGAACGCCTCGAATACGCCGGTGTGGAAGGAATGTACCGACTACCTTTTAAGCCATACCGATTTGTTCCCATCCGTGTCGGAAGCCTTCCTCCGCGGATTGCCGACGCAGGTGTGTACCTCCATTACGCTTTCCACTTTGCACGGCTGTCCGCCTGCCGAAATCGAACGCATCGCGATGTACCTCATCACGGAAAAACACCTCCATACCTATATCAAGTGTAACCCCACGCTGCTCGGCTATGAATTTGCCCGCGATCGTATGAACAAGATGGGCTATGAGTACGTTCAGTTTGACGATCATCATTTTAAAGATGATTTACAGTTCAGCGATGCGGTACCCATGCTTGAGCGTTTGCTGCAGGAGTCTGATAAGCGCGGACTGATGTTCGGGGTTAAGATTACCAACACCTTCCCCGTAGACATTGCCCGCGGGGAGCTACCCGGACAGGAAATGTATATGTCGGGACGGTCGCTGTTCCCGCTGTCTATCGCCGTTGCGCTGAAATTGTCGGAAGTCTTTAACGGAAAGCTCCGTATTTCTTATTCGGGCGGCGCGGATTATTTTAACATTGCCGATATTTACGAAACGGGAATTTGCCCCATTACGATTGCAACAACAATTTTGAAGCCGGGTGGATATGCCCGTTGCCAGCAGCTGGTTGGCGAGCTGACAGCCAAGCCGTTTAACAAGGATTTTTCTATCGACGTGGAAAAACTGCGCCGCCTTTCAAATGCCGTTGTTGAAAACCCGCGCAATCGCAAATCGGTTAAGCCTGAAGCGTTCCTCAAGATTCCTGCAAAGGTGCCGCTTGCCGACTGCTTTGCCGCTCCCTGTATTTCCGGCTGTCCCATCAATCAGGATATTCCCGCCTATATCAGGCTGACCGGCGAGCAAAAATACGAAGAAGCGCTCCGTGTTATCACCGATAAAAACCCGCTGCCGTTCATCACCGGTACGATCTGTAACCATCGCTGTATGACCGGCTGTACCCGCAATTTCTATGAAGATCATGTGCATATCCGTGCCGTTAAACTCGAAGCGGCGCGCCATGCGATCGAGACTTTGAAACAAAACATAAAGACACAAAAACCGGCGCAGAAAAACGGAGCGAAGGTTGCCGTTATCGGAGCCGGCCCTGCCGGTCTTGCAGCCGCCTATTTTTTAACTCGCGACGGAGCGGACGTTACCGTGTTTGAAAAGAAAGCGCGCGCCGGCGGTATCGTGCAGTACGTCATCCCTGAGTTCAGAATCCCTGCTGCGTCGATCGGGCAGGATGTTGAGCTAGCATCTTCCTTCGGCGCTTCCTTCGTGTATAACAGCGAACAGCGTTCCGTTGAAGCGCTGAAAAAACAGGGCTTTACCCATGTCGTGTTTGCTATCGGCGCGTGGAAGCAGAGTGCGCTGGCTTTGGAAAAAGGAGCGGCAGCAAACGTTATCGAATTCCTTGAACAGGCGAAGCAAGCGCCCGAAACGCTCAAGCTGGGGAAAAACGTCGTGATCCTCGGTGCGGGAAACACCGCGATGGATGCCGCCCGCGTTGCAAAGCGTACGAAGGGGGTTGAACATTCCTTTATCGTATACCGCAGAACCAAGCAGTTTATGCCCGCCGATGCGGAAGAACTGGAACTCGCCTTGGAAGACGGGGTTGAATTTAAAGAACTGCTTGCGCCTGTTTCGTATGAAAACGGAATTTTGCGCTGCGAAAAGATGAAGCTCGGTGAACGGGGCGCAGACGGCCGGCAAAAACCGGTACCGTCGGGTGAGTTTGTAGACATCCCCGCCGACACCGTAATTGCATCTATCGGTGAAAAAATCGACACCGATCTCTTTGCAGAATCCGGCATTGCGCTGGACGGAAAAGGAAGAGCGCAATACAATCCCGCTACGTTTGAAACGAATGTGAAGAACGTGTATGTCATCGGGGATTGCGCCGCGGGGCCTGCCACGGTTGTACAAGCTATTGCCAATGCAACCAAAGCGGCGAAGGCGATTATCGAGTCGGTAAAGGCGCAGGCGTGGACGGCTCAGTTTACAATGCTGAACTACAACCCCGTTACCGCATCGGCGTACTCAAAGCGGGCAATTTTAATGCCGATGAACCTTGCCGCCTCCGACGGCGTTGCGAAAGAAAGCGTCCGCTGTTTGGAATGCTCGACTGTCTGTGAATCTTGCGTCGATGTGTGCCCGAACCGCGCGAACCTTGCGCTCACGGTACCCGGTATGTGTATGAAGCAGATTGTTCACGTGGACGGTATGTGTAACGAGTGCGGCAACTGCGCGACATTCTGCCCCTACGAGAGCGCTCCGTACAAGGATAAATTCACGCTGTTCCACTCGGAAAAAGACTTCCTCGACAGCACAAATGAAGGCTTCCTCTATCTTGATGATGCACGCAGCCGATGCAGGGTGCGGCTTGCCGGAGAAGTCCGCGACATCACGCTTGCAACGGAAACCGCTCTTCCCAAAGAGCTCTTGCAGATTATCAATGCGGTAAAGACGCAGTACGCGTATTTACTGTAG
- a CDS encoding LptA/OstA family protein yields MYRLRQQLCVLVSFFLIASLVSAAPAKITFSADKLQGSGGKGQTSTSLTGNAKVSVDSLNIYGERIELYGKDYRYIKASGSVTGEDAEKGFTFSAASLSYDRETEVAEFMGQAKVEDTKNKVETSAERIEYNQKNEIILLQMAVKLKSKGIACDSLFAVYNRNTSMLELTGKPTVKKGKDEFKAARISVNLDTEDIKLEGKVSGSVTEEKEEETTKTETPPKGAISSKEETKTP; encoded by the coding sequence ATGTATAGATTACGGCAGCAGCTCTGTGTCCTTGTTTCTTTTTTTCTGATTGCCTCGCTTGTATCGGCAGCTCCGGCAAAAATTACTTTTTCTGCCGATAAGCTGCAAGGATCGGGCGGAAAAGGACAAACCTCAACCTCGCTGACCGGTAACGCAAAGGTAAGCGTTGATTCCCTCAATATTTATGGGGAACGTATCGAACTATACGGTAAAGATTACCGATATATTAAAGCGAGCGGGAGTGTGACTGGAGAAGATGCCGAAAAAGGCTTTACGTTTTCCGCCGCTTCGTTATCTTATGACCGTGAAACGGAAGTCGCTGAGTTCATGGGACAAGCGAAGGTTGAGGATACCAAAAATAAGGTGGAAACATCCGCCGAACGTATTGAGTATAATCAAAAGAATGAAATTATTCTTTTGCAAATGGCTGTAAAATTAAAGAGCAAGGGTATTGCTTGTGATTCGCTTTTTGCCGTGTATAACCGGAATACTTCTATGCTTGAATTAACGGGGAAGCCTACGGTTAAGAAAGGAAAAGATGAATTTAAGGCTGCTCGAATTTCAGTCAATCTTGATACCGAGGATATTAAACTTGAAGGAAAGGTGAGCGGCTCGGTTACCGAAGAAAAAGAAGAAGAAACAACAAAAACGGAAACTCCCCCAAAGGGAGCGATTTCGTCAAAGGAAGAAACCAAAACACCATGA
- a CDS encoding alpha/beta hydrolase, with protein sequence MPWKLLMPSCGSSFSTKRDITNHISLSGIDITVSEPAEYNLQHRYPAVFVNDGQIEYLKSLASSIFLFGLHARSRFDDYTPWAAESFRTDCPPFGGKGAEYHHLLFKTLLPELKTKYPLDDSRLAYGGHSLGGLAAVWSLFEYTDIPYIFSLCGSFWYPGFPEYCREHKVLHSNASVYLLNGKREGGKHGNRLENAPKYAAEVHQALRVQIAHTTVVFDPFGHHDKMLERFRAVQQWLTECWQL encoded by the coding sequence ATGCCTTGGAAGCTGTTGATGCCTTCCTGCGGAAGTAGCTTCAGCACGAAACGCGATATAACGAACCATATCAGTCTGTCCGGTATAGACATTACCGTGTCGGAACCTGCAGAATATAACCTGCAGCACCGTTATCCTGCGGTTTTTGTCAACGACGGACAGATTGAATATCTGAAATCACTGGCCTCGAGTATTTTTTTGTTCGGGCTGCACGCACGCAGCCGATTTGACGACTATACACCATGGGCTGCCGAGTCATTCCGTACCGATTGTCCTCCTTTTGGCGGCAAGGGCGCGGAATATCATCATCTATTGTTCAAGACACTACTGCCCGAACTGAAAACTAAATATCCCCTTGACGATTCGAGGCTTGCATATGGCGGCCATTCCCTCGGCGGCTTAGCTGCCGTGTGGAGTTTATTCGAATATACCGATATACCGTATATATTTTCCCTTTGCGGTTCGTTTTGGTATCCCGGATTTCCGGAATACTGCCGTGAACACAAAGTTTTGCATAGCAATGCCTCTGTCTATTTGCTGAATGGAAAGAGAGAGGGCGGAAAACACGGCAACCGGTTAGAGAATGCGCCGAAATACGCAGCAGAAGTACATCAGGCGCTTAGAGTGCAGATAGCACATACAACCGTTGTGTTCGATCCGTTCGGGCATCACGATAAAATGCTTGAACGCTTTAGGGCAGTACAGCAGTGGCTTACCGAATGCTGGCAGCTGTAG
- a CDS encoding heavy metal translocating P-type ATPase — protein MQTRYFTVTGMSCAACSANVEKAVSRLAGVETVQVNLLTNRMTVTYNPDTLNTDTIIQTIEKIGYGAFPLSEENTVRPSVQKTDSEIADAEKKQFIFSLFFLIPLMYVSMGRMLKLPLPPFFAGAENALIFVFTQFLLTLPVLILNRRFFTNGLTSLYHRAPNMNSLIAVGSGAAVIYGVFALYRIGYGLGHGQLDVVQLYMKDLYFESSAMILTLISLGKFLEARAKKKTSEALQKLIQLRPQTAHVLRNGTEIEIPVENIVIGDAIVIRPGQTLPVDGTIIEGSTSLDESAITGESIPVEKTVGDSVISASHNLSGSFTFRADKVGNDTTLARIIALVEEASSSKAPVAKLADVISGYFVPIVMLISLVAFISWLIAGATFEFALSTAISVLVISCPCALGLATPTAIMAGTGKGAQLGILIRSAEGLELAHRITAVLLDKTGTITEGKPTLQRIEVFSERYTDNDILWVAYSLEHLSEHPLAHAIIRAAEEKKLSPFKVSDFMAIHGKGICGTATVDELNGISLIENVRIGAGNTKLCKELAIPISEAIHTRLAEAAEKGASPLLVIIGDECVGLIAVADPVKEGSIRAIRDFHEMGIHTVMLTGDNQRTAEAIQRIVGIGDVVAELLPQDKKAKVEYYRSKGFSPAFIGDGINDAPALTAADVGIAIGGGTDIAIESADIVLMNNSLETAVTAIQLSKTVMRTIKQNLFWALFYNSLCIPLAAGLFYTLFGLRLSPMFAAVAMSFSSVSVVTNALRLNRFRPKRIAQEAHNMQYCGAVPTGEKYDDAQPAACSVQTDACICSAAEPESQTEVKSPAKPENITDKEHIDMKNITLTVEGMSCGHCSARVEKALNAIEGVSAKVDLDAKAASVTYPDTVTIDALKAAVTDAGYSVTGSH, from the coding sequence ATGCAAACGCGCTATTTTACCGTTACCGGTATGAGCTGTGCCGCCTGCTCCGCAAATGTAGAAAAGGCGGTAAGTCGTCTTGCCGGTGTAGAGACGGTGCAGGTCAATCTCTTAACAAATCGGATGACCGTCACCTATAATCCCGATACCCTTAATACCGATACCATCATACAAACGATAGAAAAAATCGGTTACGGAGCATTTCCGCTGTCTGAAGAAAATACGGTGCGACCGTCTGTTCAAAAGACTGATTCTGAAATCGCCGATGCTGAAAAAAAACAATTCATCTTCTCCCTTTTCTTTCTGATTCCGTTGATGTATGTGTCAATGGGACGGATGCTCAAGTTGCCTCTTCCCCCCTTTTTTGCAGGAGCCGAGAATGCTCTCATCTTTGTCTTTACGCAATTTCTGCTCACGCTGCCGGTTCTCATACTGAACCGCCGTTTTTTTACTAACGGACTTACGAGCTTATATCACCGCGCACCGAATATGAACAGTCTTATCGCTGTCGGTTCCGGCGCCGCAGTGATCTACGGAGTTTTTGCGCTGTACCGGATCGGATACGGCCTAGGGCACGGTCAATTAGATGTCGTGCAGCTCTATATGAAGGATCTCTATTTTGAATCTTCAGCAATGATTTTAACGCTGATTTCCTTGGGAAAATTTTTGGAGGCACGGGCAAAAAAGAAGACTTCAGAGGCATTACAAAAATTGATACAGCTCCGACCGCAGACAGCTCATGTATTACGGAATGGTACGGAAATTGAAATTCCCGTCGAAAATATTGTGATTGGCGATGCCATCGTTATCCGCCCGGGGCAAACCTTACCCGTTGACGGTACCATAATAGAAGGAAGCACATCGCTCGACGAATCGGCCATTACCGGAGAAAGCATCCCGGTCGAAAAGACTGTTGGAGATTCGGTGATTAGCGCCTCGCATAATTTATCGGGTAGCTTTACTTTCCGGGCGGACAAAGTAGGGAATGACACGACATTGGCGCGGATTATTGCGCTTGTCGAAGAAGCGTCCTCATCAAAGGCTCCGGTTGCAAAGCTGGCTGACGTTATCAGCGGCTATTTTGTGCCGATTGTCATGCTGATCTCGCTTGTTGCCTTTATCTCTTGGCTTATCGCAGGGGCGACTTTTGAGTTTGCACTTTCGACCGCTATTTCCGTGTTGGTTATTTCCTGTCCCTGTGCGCTTGGCCTTGCAACGCCGACTGCGATTATGGCCGGTACCGGCAAGGGTGCTCAGCTTGGTATCCTTATCCGTTCCGCGGAAGGACTCGAACTCGCTCACCGCATTACCGCTGTTTTGCTCGATAAGACAGGGACTATTACGGAAGGAAAACCGACGTTGCAGCGCATTGAAGTATTTTCCGAACGCTACACCGACAATGATATCCTGTGGGTTGCCTACAGCCTTGAACATTTATCCGAACACCCGCTTGCCCATGCAATCATCCGGGCAGCAGAAGAAAAAAAACTATCGCCGTTTAAAGTGAGTGATTTTATGGCGATACATGGAAAGGGAATCTGCGGAACGGCTACAGTCGATGAGCTTAACGGAATCTCGTTAATCGAAAATGTAAGAATCGGCGCCGGAAATACGAAACTCTGCAAGGAATTGGCTATTCCCATATCGGAAGCGATCCATACGCGGCTTGCGGAAGCTGCCGAAAAAGGCGCTTCTCCGTTGTTGGTTATAATAGGGGATGAATGTGTCGGGCTTATTGCCGTCGCCGATCCGGTAAAGGAAGGCAGCATTCGAGCCATTCGCGATTTCCATGAAATGGGCATCCATACGGTTATGCTTACCGGAGATAATCAACGGACGGCAGAGGCTATCCAAAGGATTGTCGGTATCGGAGATGTCGTAGCGGAATTGTTGCCGCAGGACAAAAAAGCAAAAGTCGAATATTATCGGTCGAAAGGCTTTTCACCGGCTTTTATCGGCGACGGTATTAACGATGCTCCCGCACTGACTGCTGCGGATGTCGGTATCGCAATCGGCGGCGGCACGGATATCGCGATAGAAAGCGCGGATATCGTCCTAATGAATAACAGTCTTGAAACGGCGGTTACTGCGATTCAGCTCAGTAAAACCGTTATGCGTACCATTAAACAAAACCTGTTCTGGGCGCTTTTTTACAATTCGCTGTGTATCCCGCTTGCGGCAGGTCTCTTTTATACTCTATTCGGACTCAGGCTCAGTCCCATGTTTGCCGCCGTCGCAATGAGCTTTAGTTCGGTGTCGGTGGTTACCAATGCATTGCGGTTGAACAGATTCCGTCCGAAACGTATTGCACAGGAGGCTCATAATATGCAATACTGCGGAGCTGTTCCTACCGGTGAAAAGTACGATGATGCACAGCCTGCTGCGTGTAGTGTACAAACTGATGCCTGTATCTGTTCTGCCGCCGAACCGGAATCGCAAACGGAAGTAAAATCGCCGGCAAAGCCTGAAAATATAACTGATAAGGAGCATATCGATATGAAGAATATCACATTGACTGTTGAAGGGATGTCCTGCGGGCATTGTTCTGCTCGGGTTGAAAAAGCGTTGAACGCTATCGAAGGGGTATCGGCAAAAGTCGATTTGGATGCAAAGGCTGCCTCTGTTACCTATCCCGATACCGTAACAATCGATGCGCTCAAAGCTGCCGTAACGGATGCAGGCTATTCGGTAACCGGCTCACACTAA
- the ssnA gene encoding putative aminohydrolase SsnA yields MLLVGNGMLITRDPNKPFIENGCVCIEGSSIKEVGTDAELRAKYPAAEYIDAKKRCIMPAFINTHHHIYSAFARGIALKNYNPQNFLDILEGLWWHLDNNLLLEDTKYSAYTTLIDCIKNGVTTVFDHHASYGETTGSLFTLADVAEELGLRVNLCYEVSDRNGEAEMKKAVAENAEFIRACQKKKNPKQAAMMGLHAAFTLSDKTLEYCASQLPAGAGYHIHVAEGMSDVFDSVQKHGKRVVQRLYDFDILGKNTFAVHCIHINPLEMDLLKETDTMVVHNPESNMGNAVGCPPVLEIFKRGILIGLGTDGYTSDMLESYKVANILHKHNTCDATAAWTEIPEMLFTNNAKIAARYFDGELGVLKAGANADVIVTDYNPLTPLHAGNANGHILFGMNGRNVVTTIAAGKVLMKDRVVTVADEEAVFAKAREVSAALWKRL; encoded by the coding sequence ATGTTATTAGTTGGAAATGGTATGCTTATTACCCGCGATCCGAACAAGCCTTTTATCGAAAACGGCTGTGTTTGCATTGAGGGAAGTTCAATCAAAGAGGTCGGTACCGATGCCGAATTGCGGGCAAAGTACCCCGCAGCGGAATATATCGATGCAAAAAAGCGGTGCATCATGCCTGCCTTTATTAACACGCATCATCATATTTATAGCGCTTTTGCCCGCGGCATTGCGTTAAAAAATTACAATCCGCAGAATTTCTTGGATATTTTGGAAGGGCTGTGGTGGCATCTTGATAATAATCTCCTTTTAGAGGATACGAAATACAGCGCTTACACGACGCTGATCGACTGTATTAAAAACGGCGTAACGACGGTTTTTGACCATCATGCAAGCTACGGCGAAACAACGGGGAGCCTTTTTACTCTTGCGGATGTTGCCGAAGAACTCGGGTTGCGGGTGAACCTTTGCTATGAAGTTTCGGACCGGAACGGCGAGGCTGAGATGAAAAAAGCGGTTGCAGAAAATGCCGAATTTATCCGCGCTTGTCAAAAGAAGAAAAATCCCAAGCAGGCGGCGATGATGGGGCTCCATGCCGCATTCACACTGTCGGATAAAACACTCGAATACTGCGCTTCTCAGCTTCCGGCGGGCGCAGGATACCACATCCATGTTGCGGAGGGTATGTCCGATGTGTTCGATTCGGTGCAGAAACACGGGAAGCGGGTTGTACAGCGCCTCTACGATTTTGATATCCTCGGTAAAAATACCTTTGCCGTGCACTGTATCCACATCAATCCTTTGGAAATGGATTTATTGAAAGAAACCGATACGATGGTCGTGCATAACCCCGAATCGAATATGGGTAATGCGGTCGGCTGTCCGCCGGTGTTGGAAATCTTTAAGCGCGGCATTTTGATCGGGCTCGGTACGGACGGATATACGAGCGATATGCTTGAATCGTACAAGGTTGCAAATATCCTGCACAAGCACAACACCTGCGATGCCACCGCCGCATGGACGGAAATCCCCGAAATGCTGTTTACCAATAACGCAAAGATTGCCGCGCGCTACTTTGACGGTGAGCTCGGCGTCCTTAAAGCGGGAGCGAATGCTGACGTAATCGTTACCGACTATAACCCGCTGACGCCTCTCCATGCCGGTAACGCGAACGGCCACATTCTGTTCGGTATGAATGGCCGTAACGTGGTAACGACCATCGCGGCAGGCAAGGTGCTGATGAAGGATCGCGTTGTTACCGTCGCCGACGAAGAAGCCGTCTTTGCCAAAGCGCGGGAAGTCAGCGCCGCCCTGTGGAAGAGGTTGTAG
- a CDS encoding YbaN family protein, with protein MKYIWLVAGCLFLGLGVLGVALPILPTTPFVLAALFCFAKGSDRMHRWLLSTKLYQKHVKKFNETRTMTLKSKIVILGFASSMLIAGFYFSKNIYARIIIILLICIKYYVFIFKIKTAPDPTKEKVQEAIVIDSDR; from the coding sequence ATGAAATATATTTGGCTTGTAGCAGGATGCCTTTTTTTAGGGCTTGGCGTACTTGGTGTGGCTTTGCCTATTTTGCCAACCACCCCTTTCGTGCTTGCCGCATTGTTTTGTTTTGCAAAAGGTTCAGATCGTATGCATAGATGGCTCCTTTCTACGAAGCTGTATCAAAAGCATGTTAAAAAGTTTAATGAAACCCGTACAATGACGCTCAAAAGTAAAATAGTTATTTTAGGGTTCGCTTCTTCAATGTTGATTGCCGGGTTTTATTTTTCAAAGAATATCTATGCCCGTATTATCATCATATTGCTGATATGCATAAAATATTATGTATTTATCTTTAAGATAAAAACCGCCCCCGACCCGACAAAAGAAAAGGTGCAGGAAGCGATTGTTATTGATTCTGATCGGTAG
- a CDS encoding ABC transporter substrate-binding protein, whose protein sequence is MKQCISIALALFLAAAVSAETAYPVSVTTYDKDGKVITQVFKQAPKKVITNNLSMTEMLIELGLQDRIIGMLDPDNAVTGKYKKAIDSIPHIGNKKTVSREVVFSYEPDAVLGRNMMFSEKSLGTVSFWNENGIPIYAQKASVLNIKQDLQNIIEDVRNLGIIFNVQDKAEAYAKQLEQRLNAVLQHISTKGTSFKKALIMCAYNGTTFGAYKSALQESLLNVLGYTNIATGTSGLTTENLITMNPELIIYVTSDRNKKLDANAISSLQANVVLVDVPAIAQRKIMTISYDELMDYGTAVLNALEAVDAFLRK, encoded by the coding sequence ATGAAGCAATGTATTAGTATTGCATTGGCTCTTTTTCTTGCTGCCGCAGTGAGTGCGGAAACGGCATATCCGGTCAGCGTTACCACCTATGACAAAGATGGCAAAGTAATAACACAGGTCTTTAAGCAAGCGCCTAAAAAGGTTATTACCAATAATCTTTCAATGACGGAAATGCTGATTGAACTCGGCTTGCAGGATCGTATTATCGGTATGCTGGATCCGGATAATGCAGTGACCGGTAAGTATAAGAAAGCGATCGATTCTATCCCTCATATCGGGAATAAGAAAACCGTTTCCCGGGAAGTGGTATTTTCGTATGAACCGGATGCAGTGCTCGGTAGAAACATGATGTTTTCCGAAAAATCTTTGGGTACGGTGAGCTTTTGGAATGAAAACGGTATCCCGATATATGCACAAAAAGCTTCGGTTTTAAATATCAAGCAAGACCTTCAAAATATTATCGAAGATGTGAGAAATCTTGGCATTATTTTTAATGTACAGGACAAGGCAGAAGCGTATGCAAAGCAACTCGAACAGCGTTTGAATGCTGTGCTGCAACATATTTCAACAAAGGGGACTTCTTTTAAGAAGGCGCTTATTATGTGTGCATATAATGGCACAACGTTCGGGGCGTATAAATCTGCATTGCAAGAAAGTCTCCTGAATGTACTCGGTTATACCAATATTGCAACGGGTACGTCAGGGCTTACGACAGAAAATCTGATAACTATGAATCCTGAACTGATCATCTATGTAACGAGCGACCGGAATAAAAAATTAGACGCAAATGCGATTTCGTCTTTGCAGGCAAATGTAGTACTAGTTGACGTACCCGCTATTGCTCAGCGTAAAATTATGACGATTTCCTATGATGAGCTGATGGACTATGGTACGGCTGTGCTGAATGCCTTGGAAGCTGTTGATGCCTTCCTGCGGAAGTAG
- the lptB gene encoding LPS export ABC transporter ATP-binding protein has product MSKSILRVEGLNKSFHKKQAVRDVSFSMAQGEVVGLLGPNGAGKTTSFYMIVGFYTPNSGSIYLDDHRITDLPMYKRARIGISYLPQEASVFRKLSVEQNIDAILETRKDLSRAERKAKLDALLEEFGITANRKQPAYTLSGGERRRTEIARALAIEPKFLLLDEPFAGIDPIAVHDIKLIIRLLARQNIGVLITDHNVRDTLEITDRAYIINKGEIVEQGPRQKILDSEIARKVYLGEEFRM; this is encoded by the coding sequence ATGTCTAAAAGCATATTACGTGTGGAAGGCTTGAATAAATCGTTCCATAAAAAACAAGCTGTCCGTGATGTCAGTTTTTCTATGGCACAGGGAGAAGTCGTCGGACTGCTCGGACCAAACGGTGCGGGGAAAACGACGAGCTTTTACATGATTGTCGGCTTCTATACGCCAAACTCCGGTAGTATCTACCTTGACGATCACCGTATAACCGATCTTCCAATGTATAAGCGCGCTCGCATCGGTATATCCTATTTGCCGCAGGAGGCTTCCGTATTCCGTAAACTCTCCGTCGAGCAAAATATCGATGCTATTTTGGAAACACGAAAAGACTTAAGCCGTGCAGAACGAAAGGCAAAACTGGATGCGCTACTGGAAGAATTCGGTATAACCGCCAATCGAAAACAACCTGCCTATACTTTGTCGGGTGGAGAGCGCAGGCGTACTGAAATCGCACGGGCACTGGCTATCGAACCTAAGTTTTTATTACTCGACGAACCCTTTGCCGGTATTGATCCGATCGCTGTACACGATATTAAGCTGATTATTCGATTACTTGCCCGCCAAAATATCGGAGTGCTTATTACCGATCACAATGTCCGCGATACCTTGGAAATTACCGATCGTGCCTATATCATCAATAAAGGTGAAATCGTGGAACAAGGGCCGCGTCAGAAGATATTGGACTCCGAGATTGCGCGGAAGGTTTATCTCGGTGAAGAATTTAGAATGTAG